One Phaseolus vulgaris cultivar G19833 chromosome 2, P. vulgaris v2.0, whole genome shotgun sequence DNA window includes the following coding sequences:
- the LOC137809105 gene encoding uncharacterized protein has protein sequence MQAQTLQALETKATTLEEEMRTLGCQNETYQTSLKQAQESKAETERQLAEALELQAGLYTREVALQVQVTGLQELLKADAEIQKDLKDRCREQADKTERLEGEMATQAKAMDLLRADYDKLQVEVSRLRVEKEALEKQVRE, from the coding sequence atgcaggctcaaactctccaggccttagAAACAAAGGCTactactctggaggaggaaatgaggaccctggggtGTCAGAACGAAACCTACCAAACCTCTCTGAAgcaagcgcaagagtccaaagcagaaactgagaggcaactggcagaggcattggagctccaggctggccTTTATACTcgtgaagtcgccctccaagtccaggtaacgggccttcaggaattgcttaaagctgatgcagaaattcaaaaggacctgaaggaccgttgccgtgagcaggctgacaagacggagcggttggagggggaaatggccacccaggccaaagcgATGGACCTTCTtcgggctgactacgacaaactacaggtcgaggtcagtcggcttcgcgtggagaaagaggctctggagaagcag